DNA from Coffea arabica cultivar ET-39 chromosome 10c, Coffea Arabica ET-39 HiFi, whole genome shotgun sequence:
CGGTAAAAAAACACAACTGTTCCACTTTCTGTGACATTTACTGTCACACTTTTtgttatattgttatttttttcttcataaacatcatattttaatttttttttattttttttaaatccaataactattaattaaataatacacaaaatttaaaaaatcaaaacacaaaaaatgacatttttatgaattttctgctctctttttaattttttattatatattactttttaaaattatttatttgtttttttactCAGTTAATAATTATTGAGTcttaatgaaacaaaaaaaactaaaatatgatATCTCTGAAGAAGAAATTGTAATGTAATAAAAAATGGAACATAAAGTATTACAGGGAATGAAACCGATAAAAATGTGCACTTCACCCTTACTTTcaatttaaatatttcaaaaaggAGAAACAATCATCAGGTAGGCATAGATAGAATAGAACTAGTAGTCTTTTACATGACGCATCGCGTTTGGCGGTCCACCTGTCATGTTCCGGAATCTAAGATGGATATGTGTCACTATTCAAGTTCACTTCAAAgaattttactctttttttttttggtcccttGAGATTATTCCtcgttaaaataaataaaaaaagaaaagaaagattaaGGGACGAAAACTGGCCAGTAGCATAACGGACTTCAAATCAGAAAAAAATGAACATAAACACGAACaattaattttcatttataGTTCCTTAATAAATGCAATCACttttatttatccaatttttaTGAAGCCTTATCATCCCCTCTCCAAAATTAGAGTTTGACCTCAACCGTATAAGCCAGTAGAAGTATATTTTCCCTCAAATTCTGACTTAGAATCCCTTAGAAATACCACTAACTACTGTTTTGCATCTTGCAGCAGCAGGAGCAGGAGCAGGAGCACCATTTCTTAGCCCAgacagaaaaataaattaatgatTTCACCATTGCTCTGAAAAACCCTCTAGAAAAATAAGCTACgacttcttcctttttcttgttttgctttaaTTTCCTCATAGAGAGAGTTCTGAtttgtttgctttttgttgtGTAATTAGCTTTTGTTTTTTGGGTCCTTTTTGGACGGATTGgtattttttgttgttgttctgATGGAGGATTCCTCGGACCAGTGCAAGCTGTTTGTGGGAGGGGTTTCATGGGAGGCGACGGAGGATGTCCTGAGAGAACACTTTGCCAAATACGGCACCGTTTTGAGTTCGGTGATAGCCAAGGATAGGCTAACCGGTACCTCCAGAGGATTCGCTTTTGTTTCGTTTTCTGACGCTGCTGCCGTTGATTTAGCCCTTCAGGACTCCCATGAGATTCGCGGAAGAACGGTTCGTCCTTTCCAAATTACTGTCTATTTTTTCGGTTTTTTTTCCATGTTATGTTCCTTTTTTCCCCCCCTAGACTGTTTCCATTTAGTATTTTTGTTCCAATTTTATTATGTGGGCCTTCAGCTTTTATCTTCTGCCTGTGCCGCTTGGGAAATCCGGATTTTGTAATTTAATACGTTTTGTCTGGCTCATAAGGATTTTACAATTTGTGACGGACTTTGATAtgtgtaatttatttatttggggCTGATTTTTAATGTCACAGCAGAGTGATTATTTTAGTAATTTTGGTTACTTGTATTGCGTCAATGCTTTACTAGATTTTTGGTTCacatttttgtgaaattagCAACATTGTTTAAATCCTGCTAGCAAATTTGGattatttgtatattttttgaaaaatttgcatTCTTAAAGCAATGCCCTCTATGGGAGGAAAAACCTTATTCGTCATGCTTTTTTGTGTTGTTTTTTCAAGGATAGGACTTTACTCCATTAACATTTCATATGATTGTTGCAATGTActatgtccttttttttttggtgtattctaTTCATTAGAGTTTTATTGTATTTGTAGGTAGAAGTGAAGAAAGCAATACCCAGGGTGAGCAACACCAAAGCAAACAGCCACAGAGTAGGGGTTTGGGTAGGAACAATAGAACTGATGGTAGTAGGAGTGACAATCAGTTTAGGACTAAGAAGATTTTTGTAGGGGGTTTGTCCGCTAATTTAACTGAAGAAGAATTCAAGAGTTATTTTGAGAAGTTTGGTAGGATTACTGATGTTGTTGTGATGCATGACAATGTGACTCATAGGCCCAGGGGCTTTGGCTTCATTACGTTTGCATCGGAGGATGCAGTTGAGGAAGTGGTGCAGAATAATTTTCATCACTTGAATGATAAACTAGTAGAGGTGAAGAGGGCTATACCTAAAGAGGGCAATAACAATGTTAATGGGCATAGCGGAAGGGCAGATAATGGTAGAGGGTCTAACTACAATCTTTATCCTCAAGGGACTTATCCCCTCTATAATCCTAGGTTTGGGATGTTTCCTAGTTACAGTTCAGTTCCGGGATATGGAGGTCTTTTAGGTTACCCTTATGGGCCGACTATTTATGGTGGCAATTATCCTTTCGGAACGTATATGGGAGTTGGTTACGGAGTTGTTCCACTGCCTGGTTCATGGGTTGGTGGTGCTACGGCAGACAATGCAGGAGGCTCTGACTATAGCACAATCTATCCTTAGTTGTGGATATGGTGGAAAACCGGGTTGACCGCTATTATTGATGTGTAAAGAACAACTGATTCAGCATACTTAGGTTGACCATTATTTGCAGGTGACCTCTGCATGTGCATAATGGTTTTGACATACAAGGATTGAAGCACTGATGTTTATATCGTTTCTTGCTGTTTATATTGTTCTTGTTATTGAATCTTCTGTTCGGTAAAATTTTCTGTTTGAATTCATGGGACAATGTTTAACTCATTTGTAATATAATGATTTCTTGATAGACTCCATTTGCATGATGTATTCTCATCTTATTTTGGTGTATCAAATGTTCCATTAGTTTGGTGGTTTCTATTACTCATGGGGAAGTAGAAATAGaaagttttgctttctttcttaAGTTTGAACTTTTGCGTTAGCTGTTTGCATTGCTCAACTCATTTGGGACCTAAAAATGGGTggttttcttatttcttttttccattgttTCTAATTTAGTGTTAGCTGGCTTGGCAACTAAGGTAAATATTGTACGAGTCTGTTGTTGTATACTGTCTGTATCTATTTCAGTGCTTATTTTGTACTTTGCGATTTTTAACACATTTGGGACTTAAATGGGTggttttcttatttcttttttccattgttTCTAATTTAGTTAATTTAGTGTTAGCTGGCTTGGCAACTAAGGTAAATATTCTACAAGTCTGTTGTGGTATACTGTTTGTATCCATTACGGTGCTTACTTTGTAGCGATTTTTAAGCACTAGCGATACATAAAGGGGCGAGGCAAGGCGAGGCGAGCCTTTCAAAAGTTTTATACATTATGtgtttttagggttaattacaagGGTACACCCCATTTCTCATTTTACTTCTTAAtctttaatttttagtttttatccCCTAACTTCCTATAAGACAAAATTACCCtttcattattttgacttttcatttatctatttttcctttccccctctttatttctttttctctttcatgttttttctctcttctatCCTTCCCAACAACAGAAAACTTGTCTTAAAGGAAAATTTTATCttgagtttgtaattgcatttttggggtgagctttAAAAGGTattaaaaactaattttgatcttttgtACGATGCATGTGTCACAAATTGTGACTAAATGATTATTAATTAGGCTACAAATTCATCTTGTGATATTtatttgagaataaaatgagaaactagaatgGAAAGGGAGAAAAGCAAAAGAATTGAAATgttaaaaaattgtattttggaGAAGTGGtttgaataatttgtaattGTTTCATGAGAAGGTAGATTTttacaattcttttttttttttttttttgctttcatcACTAAGATGAAATTTCTtgtggaaaagaagaagaattaaataaagaagaatgaTACAAAGAAaataggggggggggggggggaatagaagagacaaaaaaaaagagattagaGTAATAGAGGGGTAATTTTGCTCAATAGGAGATAAGATGAgacacaaaaaaatttaaagagcAAAGTAAAAAATGGGCAATACTTAAAGGGATTAATTGTGATTGAcccttgtgtttttttttttttttacttcaagaACTTTATTAATTAAAGATTTCGCCCCCTCAAACTAGGAACTGGATGAGTTCTATGTTTTGCTTATTTTTCTTAGGCATTTATTTATATACGTAAAGGCCGTGTCCACGCCTGGGCAACTTAAGCTGTGTCAACATATTCGCTTACTTGGACAGACAGAAATAATTTATAATGTTTTAAGTCATTGTTAATCTTGGGAGAAATTTGTGCAATACGCATGAAtttaaaaatgtcaaaaaaacaGAGTAGATGACGGATGCTAATCATAGAGATGCTCCACTACTATaattataaaaacaaaaatattaaggctataaaaataaaattggaaGAGACAAATTTAAACTTAAACCACAAAAAAAGGTGGcttcttaatttttattatttattcatcTTTTGGTCACTTGAATATTCAACATTTTTGCAATCATTTCTTTGTTAAACATTCAAACAACTAagaaagtttttcttttttgtcccCCTCTTATTTAACCCTAattctttcctctttttctttgctCTCGAAACTCCCAAACTAGGCCTAAATCTTTATTTATTCAATAATGAACATCACCTTATTAGCACTATTGTTTAAAGACTAGTACTACTTGCTAAATACTACTATTTTTGAAGGATGATATTTGAACCTAAGTTTTATAGGATATTAGTAGAATAAAATCAGAAACTTATGAGCATCATTTACGTGtattaagtaaaaaaatttaaagttaATGGCTTTTCTTTTCTAACATTAGTAACAAAAAGGTACTGACTTTGTTTACTATTACTATTCAAATTATCGTGGCATTTTTTTGGTGCAGTTATTTAGCTTTTACCGGACTATCTTAGatggagaaaaaaaatttcattggcaTGGAAGAAAAAgagtcaaaaatatttttgttgGACTATCTTAGATAGagaaaaaaatttcattggcaTGAAAGAAAGCGAGTCaaaaatattttgttttgttgcttATTAAACGAAGGTATTTCAGATTAAACCGAAAAATAAGTATAATGGGTAAAAAGTGATTTGTAAGCGGGTAAATTTAAGGAATCAATAAGAAATTAAACAATATGATTGTAGTGTAATTTACAAAATCTGTCTAAAAAATCACATCCAGAGAAAATGATATTTAAATTTCATATCAATATGGTTACATAAAGGTTAATTACTAATATTATGGTGATGCATGACAATGACAATGTGACTCATAGGGCGAGGGACTTTGGTTTTGATTACTATCGCATAAGAAAAAAAGTTGTGTagaataattttcatctattgaATACGTTTCATCTAATGTAGTAGAGGAATTGCGCAGAATAATTTCCATTACTCTTGCATTATATAATGTAGTTGAGAAAGTTGTGCAGAATAATTTTCATCCATTGAATAATTTTGTATTACTCTAGCATCAAAGAATGCAGTTGAGGAAGTTGTGCAAAGTAATTTTCGTCTAATTGTCTTAGTTCTCGTGTAGAATCAGTTTTgtataggaaaaggaaaaagggtatTGAAAGTGTCCACATCTCCTCTTGTCGAAGTGGAGACAGTCTCGTCCTGAATGGTAAACTAGTTGAGGTGCAAAGGGCAATACCTAAGTGGGCAATAACAAGGGTAATAGACATACCAAAATTATAGTTAGATAATAATAAAGGTCCAAATATGGGATTTTTACTAGTTATATGGAGATGTTTTAGGATTGCTTATGGCGGACTCAGCTACAATCTTTGTGAGCAAGGGACATAACGGGATTTTTACTAGTTATACTTCAATTTCAAGATGTAAAGGTATTTTAAGGTTTGCTTATGGGGCAGACTATTTGTGACGACAATTATCCTTCTAGAGAATATATGTAAATTGGTTATGGTTCTTCTATTGTCTAGTTCATGAGCAGGTAGTGCTAGGATAgacaatccaaaagagtataGTTTCATTTTACCCTTAGTATTGGATATGTTTAGAGTTGTGGATATAATGGGATGGAAGGGCAAGAAGAGGTGGGAAAATTCAATAGAGTTTAGTTCAATTTTATCCTTAGTAGTGGATATAGTGGTTTGGTAGGGTTTAGAGTGGTGAATATGGTAGGATGGAAGGCAAGACGACGTGGGAAATCAGGTTGACTATCAATAAATGCGATTAGTCATACATCATTATTTATTTGCCAATACCCTCTGCTGGCTTGTGGATAACGGTTTTGACATATTGGTTTTGAAGCACCGATATTATCTATGTTTGTTGTTTCCTATTAttgaatcttttgtttagtTGTTACAAAGATATTAATTTTGTgtggaattttttgtttgaattCATAGGGCAATGTTTAAGATCATTTGAATAATGATTTCTTTCACTCGATTTGCATCAATTTCTTTAGGATCATTTTAGTTGTTATTgaggaaattgcagaaattagTGCAGCAATTTACGGAATGATATTTTGGGATCTTTAGCTAATAAATTAGTGGATGTAATTTTGGTAATTTACTATTGTATAGGAAATCTTTATTTGTACagatatataaattatataggTAGGATCCTTATCTCTGTATATAAATACACCTTTGAAGTCAATGAGAAAATCATCTCTTTTGATCCCAGTATTTATGTTTTCTTCATGGTACCAGAGCAATGCCTCCCAAAGACGAAGGAAATTCTGGTTCAGATAAGAAAACTTCCAATCCTTACGTTCTAAGCCCCAACGACAATCCAGGCAACATAATTACCCAGGTGCAGTTGAAGGGAGAAAATTATGAAGAGTGGGCACGGGCAGTGCGGACTGCATTGAGGGCCAAAAAGAAGTATGGTTTCATTGATGGAACTGTGGAACAACCGGCAGATGATTCACCGGAAATTGAAGATTGGTGGACAGTTAATTCCATGCTGGTTTCATGGGTATTTAATACCATTGAACCCTTTTTACGTTCAACTATTTCTCTTGTGGacaatattggagatttatggGAGGACATAAGGCAGCGCTTCTCAATTGGGAATGGACCAAGAGTTCAGCAATTAAGATCGGACTTGACGAACTGCAAGCTGGAGGGACAAACCATAGTCAATTACTATGGACAGCTTCAAACCATATAAGATGAACTGAATAATTATGacaaataaccattatgcagtTGTGGTGGATGCAAGTGCAATCTCACAACTGAACTGgaaaagaaaatggagaaagaaagagtttatcaattttttatGGGCTTGGATGAAGAACGCTATGGTACTGTGCGTGCTAATATTTTGAGCACAGAGCCATTACCCAATCTGAATAAGGTATATGCAATGGTCGTTCAGCAAGAACGAGTAAGGACAATGTCACAAACAAGGGAAGAGAAAGGCAACCCCATCAGCTTTGCAGTTCAGGTTGGTGGACTAAATTCAGGGGAGGACAAAACTGCAGTATGCTCACATTGCAATTGTGAGGGACACGATTCAGGTACCTGTTTTCAGCTGATAAGGTATCCAGATTGGTGGGGAAATAGACCTCGCTCTAGTACACTAGGATGAGGAAGTAGGCGTAAGCGCAATAGTGGTGGAAGCCGTGATAGGGGTGGTGTACCACGAGCAAATGTCACTCAAACATTTGCAACAGAAGATGATCACGGAGGAGTCACAGAAACTGACAGAAAGGGGTTTAGTGGGTTGAATGATGAACAATGAAGCACTTTGCTGGGACTTTTGAGTTCGCAAAAGACTGTATCCAATGATAGACTGATTGGTAAGTAAGAAATTTTGTCTTGGGTAATAGATTCAGGGGCTTCCCATCATATGACTGGGACAAGGGCCTGCCTGAGAGATGTGtctgacattgttccatgttcAGTCGGAATGCCAAATGGTGAAACAACTGTGGCACAGAAAGAAGGAACGGTGCATC
Protein-coding regions in this window:
- the LOC140015724 gene encoding uncharacterized protein; this encodes MPPKDEGNSGSDKKTSNPYVLSPNDNPGNIITQVQLKGENYEEWARAVRTALRAKKKYGFIDGTVEQPADDSPEIEDWWTVNSMLVSWVFNTIEPFLRSTISLVDNIGDLWEDIRQRFSIGNGPRVQQLRSDLTNCKLEGQTIVNYYGQLQTI